A section of the Methanosarcina mazei S-6 genome encodes:
- a CDS encoding ABC transporter permease yields the protein MKINFIKTIEEKGIEALSLVIAVAIWQLVADRIVQNKLLLPSFYDVVNSFTVIVKNGLIYTDTLTSLLHFSIGIAAAFILGIPLGIIMGWFKTANRAIDPIIEILRPIPPLAWIPFAIVWFGLTHQAAGFVVFAGMIFPIIINTYTGFKNVPRVYIEAAKVLGCTRNIDLIRYIAIPSAMPSIAAGIRIAMGVGWMCLVAAEMFGVSNRGLGYQIWHNYYLHRMDFVLVYMLLLGFIGLFIDRFFRYYVDEKLLRWKSGTVM from the coding sequence ATGAAAATTAATTTCATAAAAACAATCGAAGAAAAAGGCATTGAAGCATTATCTCTTGTAATCGCGGTTGCCATATGGCAGCTTGTAGCGGATAGAATTGTACAGAACAAACTGCTTCTGCCAAGTTTTTATGATGTGGTAAACTCTTTTACCGTGATTGTTAAAAATGGACTAATTTATACGGATACCCTGACAAGTTTACTCCATTTCTCAATTGGTATTGCAGCTGCTTTTATACTTGGTATTCCTCTTGGAATAATCATGGGGTGGTTTAAAACGGCAAACAGGGCAATCGACCCTATAATAGAAATCCTGCGTCCGATCCCTCCTCTTGCCTGGATCCCTTTTGCAATAGTATGGTTCGGGCTCACACATCAGGCAGCAGGTTTCGTTGTGTTTGCAGGGATGATCTTCCCAATAATTATTAATACCTACACTGGTTTTAAGAACGTTCCACGAGTCTATATTGAGGCAGCAAAGGTTCTTGGCTGTACACGTAATATAGACCTCATCCGCTATATTGCGATCCCTTCAGCTATGCCTTCGATTGCTGCAGGGATAAGGATTGCAATGGGTGTAGGCTGGATGTGCCTTGTAGCAGCAGAGATGTTTGGAGTAAGCAATAGAGGGCTTGGTTACCAGATATGGCACAATTATTACCTGCACAGAATGGATTTCGTGCTTGTATATATGCTCCTGCTGGGGTTCATAGGTCTTTTCATAGACCGTTTCTTCAGATACTATGTAGATGAAAAGCTTCTCAGATGGAAGTCAGGGACTGTGATGTAA
- a CDS encoding ABC transporter ATP-binding protein has protein sequence MEVRDCDVKMGRVSVKNVSRIFTKKEDGSGTEALHNISFDVQDGEFICLLGPSGCGKTTLLRITAGLETLTSGEITLNGVPITGPDPKRGMVFQQYSLFPWRTVIDNITFGLEMQGIDKTRARKQVEKYLELVGLEQFKNSYPHELSGGMQQRAAIARALANEPEVLLMDEPFGALDAQTRNVLQDELLKIWEQKHVTFLFVTHSVDEAVVLSDRIIVMTSRPGRIKEIVKVEIPRPRSRTSPEVNRLRDHILKLLEEERFTR, from the coding sequence ATGGAAGTCAGGGACTGTGATGTAAAAATGGGTAGAGTAAGTGTAAAAAACGTTTCACGCATCTTCACCAAAAAAGAAGATGGGTCCGGAACCGAAGCTCTGCATAATATAAGTTTTGATGTGCAGGATGGAGAGTTTATCTGCCTCCTCGGGCCTTCAGGCTGCGGGAAGACAACACTGCTTAGAATAACTGCAGGTCTTGAGACCCTTACCTCAGGAGAAATCACACTCAATGGAGTTCCCATAACAGGTCCTGACCCAAAAAGAGGTATGGTTTTCCAGCAATACTCTCTGTTTCCCTGGAGAACCGTTATAGACAATATTACTTTTGGTCTGGAAATGCAGGGAATTGATAAGACCAGAGCTCGAAAACAGGTTGAAAAATACCTGGAACTTGTAGGCCTGGAGCAGTTTAAAAACAGCTATCCTCATGAGCTGTCAGGAGGCATGCAGCAGAGAGCTGCCATTGCAAGAGCCCTTGCTAACGAGCCTGAGGTGCTCCTCATGGACGAACCCTTTGGAGCTCTTGACGCTCAGACCCGGAACGTACTTCAGGACGAGCTCCTGAAGATATGGGAACAAAAACATGTAACATTCCTTTTTGTAACTCACAGCGTGGACGAAGCTGTAGTCCTCTCTGACAGAATAATAGTTATGACTTCAAGGCCGGGAAGGATAAAGGAAATCGTAAAAGTGGAAATACCCCGCCCTAGAAGCCGAACCAGTCCGGAAGTAAACCGCCTGAGGGATCACATCCTCAAACTTCTGGAAGAAGAAAGGTTTACCAGGTAA
- a CDS encoding bactofilin family protein, giving the protein MTRFIKYHPRSNTYVIEKRAFLEEDLTLDGNVIVGPEVKFWKNLTVSGRLELGKGSIVQGNVKAGSAIICAAAKVLGNIETVSELVLLDRARINIAVCGGDIRVRPGCSLGSVKAGGTLELVGKVAVKRVEPLTKVIIRAEK; this is encoded by the coding sequence ATGACGCGCTTTATTAAGTACCACCCCCGGTCCAACACTTACGTGATTGAAAAAAGGGCTTTTCTGGAAGAAGACCTTACACTGGACGGCAACGTTATTGTCGGACCGGAAGTAAAGTTCTGGAAAAATCTCACCGTATCAGGCAGACTTGAACTCGGGAAAGGTTCTATTGTTCAGGGCAACGTGAAAGCTGGAAGTGCCATTATCTGTGCAGCAGCAAAAGTTCTGGGTAATATAGAAACAGTATCCGAACTTGTTCTTCTTGACAGGGCAAGGATAAATATTGCAGTCTGTGGAGGAGATATTCGTGTGAGGCCTGGCTGTTCTCTTGGTTCAGTAAAAGCGGGAGGAACTCTTGAGCTTGTTGGAAAAGTTGCTGTAAAAAGAGTGGAGCCGTTAACAAAAGTAATTATTAGGGCCGAAAAATAA
- a CDS encoding TRAM domain-containing protein: MFREESGSVPVEEGEVYDVTIQDLARQGDGIARIEGFVIFVPGTKVGDEVRIKIERVLPKYGFASLVE, translated from the coding sequence ATGTTCAGAGAAGAAAGTGGCTCTGTTCCTGTTGAAGAAGGCGAAGTTTACGACGTTACAATTCAGGACCTCGCTCGCCAGGGAGACGGCATTGCCCGCATAGAGGGTTTTGTAATCTTTGTCCCGGGCACCAAAGTAGGCGACGAAGTAAGGATCAAAATCGAAAGGGTACTCCCCAAATACGGTTTTGCCAGCCTTGTTGAATAA
- a CDS encoding TRAM domain-containing protein has protein sequence MFREESRSVPVEEGEVYDVTIQDIARQGDGIARIEGFVIFVPGTKVGDEVRIKVERVLPKFAFASVVE, from the coding sequence ATGTTCAGAGAAGAAAGTCGCTCAGTCCCTGTCGAAGAGGGCGAAGTCTACGATGTTACAATTCAGGATATTGCTCGCCAGGGAGATGGCATTGCTCGCATAGAAGGGTTTGTAATCTTTGTCCCGGGCACTAAAGTAGGCGATGAAGTTCGCATTAAAGTCGAAAGAGTACTTCCCAAGTTTGCATTTGCAAGCGTTGTCGAGTAA
- a CDS encoding TRAM domain-containing protein, giving the protein MFREESRPVPVEEGEVYDVTIQDIARQGDGIARIEGFVVFVPNTSVGDEVQIKVERVLPKFAFASVVE; this is encoded by the coding sequence ATGTTCAGAGAAGAAAGTCGCCCGGTCCCTGTCGAAGAGGGTGAAGTTTACGATGTTACAATTCAGGACATCGCCCGTCAGGGAGACGGCATTGCTCGTATTGAGGGTTTTGTAGTCTTTGTCCCTAACACCAGTGTTGGTGACGAAGTCCAGATTAAGGTCGAAAGAGTTCTTCCCAAGTTTGCATTTGCAAGTGTTGTCGAGTAA
- a CDS encoding TRAM domain-containing protein, protein MFRDERISVPVEEGETYDVTIQDIARQGDGIARIEGFVVFVPNTSVGDEVQIKVERVLPKFAFASVVE, encoded by the coding sequence ATGTTTAGAGATGAACGTATTTCTGTGCCCGTTGAAGAGGGTGAAACTTACGACGTAACTATTCAGGATATTGCTCGCCAGGGAGACGGCATTGCCCGTATCGAAGGCTTTGTGGTTTTTGTCCCGAATACCAGTGTAGGCGACGAAGTCCAGATTAAAGTCGAAAGGGTACTTCCGAAATTTGCATTTGCAAGCGTTGTTGAGTAA
- a CDS encoding ribbon-helix-helix domain-containing protein — protein sequence MPKVSVEIPQELLDDLNKHVGDNKKFVSQSDAIRTSIRKMLDMMDEIDRRHGRLNE from the coding sequence ATGCCAAAAGTAAGCGTGGAGATCCCTCAGGAACTCCTTGATGACCTTAACAAGCACGTAGGAGACAACAAGAAGTTTGTAAGTCAATCGGATGCTATCCGAACCTCTATTCGTAAAATGCTTGATATGATGGACGAGATTGATAGGAGACATGGTAGGCTTAATGAGTGA
- a CDS encoding methionine synthase → MKEIIFDDIGSYPLPEGVSREWVQNAFKTRAEDEKLFTVINDAFQQKIDAGVEVPTYPQYQDMNEQFLKVIRDSNCTDSPFEVKLECARIEELEAIETVAKAYKEKFGETLKVRICVTGPTELYLKEFGGTRYTDIYTLFAKSINRFVRNSMKSAKHFKIATVSIDEPSIGLNPELAFDENDVISALTEASKAASKWGADVEIHLHSPLYYNYACETTTINVIGVESAGTPSYLELIDKKMLEDTDSFLRIGIARTDIFSLAGILNEKYCTNIWKDQQYIPEIVSQLETPEVIEKRLKLAYRRFGSLIKYVGPDCGLGSWPNQRIAFILLSNVAQGIKNFRENL, encoded by the coding sequence ATGAAAGAAATCATCTTTGATGATATAGGAAGCTATCCACTCCCTGAAGGAGTTAGCAGGGAATGGGTGCAGAATGCCTTTAAAACGAGAGCAGAAGATGAGAAACTTTTTACTGTAATCAATGATGCTTTTCAGCAGAAAATCGATGCAGGCGTAGAAGTTCCTACCTATCCCCAGTATCAGGACATGAACGAGCAGTTCCTGAAGGTTATCCGGGATTCTAACTGTACAGACAGTCCCTTTGAGGTAAAACTGGAATGCGCAAGGATTGAAGAGCTTGAGGCTATAGAGACGGTAGCAAAAGCTTATAAAGAAAAATTCGGGGAGACCTTAAAGGTCCGTATCTGTGTGACCGGCCCAACCGAACTTTACCTGAAAGAGTTCGGAGGCACCAGGTATACGGATATATACACTCTTTTTGCAAAGAGCATAAACAGGTTTGTCCGGAACTCGATGAAATCTGCAAAACACTTTAAGATCGCAACGGTTTCAATTGACGAGCCAAGCATAGGACTCAATCCTGAACTTGCCTTTGATGAAAACGATGTTATCTCCGCCCTTACAGAAGCTTCTAAGGCTGCAAGCAAATGGGGAGCTGACGTGGAGATCCATCTTCATTCCCCTCTTTATTACAATTATGCCTGTGAGACCACCACAATCAATGTAATAGGCGTTGAGTCTGCAGGCACTCCTTCTTACCTTGAGCTTATTGACAAAAAGATGCTTGAAGACACCGATTCTTTCCTGAGGATTGGAATTGCAAGAACGGATATTTTTTCCCTTGCTGGAATTCTCAATGAGAAATACTGTACCAACATCTGGAAAGATCAGCAATATATCCCTGAAATCGTTTCGCAGCTGGAAACTCCGGAAGTTATTGAAAAAAGGTTGAAGCTGGCATACAGGCGTTTTGGCAGTCTGATCAAATATGTGGGTCCTGACTGCGGCCTGGGTTCATGGCCTAACCAGAGAATAGCTTTTATCCTGCTTTCAAACGTCGCACAGGGTATCAAAAATTTCAGGGAAAATCTTTAA
- a CDS encoding methionine synthase → MQEIIFIDGGSLPTPEGFTREWVKAAAESRTEDQKLFSLVSDAFQRKIDAGVHVPTYPQFRDMIGQFLDIIRDEKNCYEPYVLKEENAKILELEIIDEVAKQYRERTGKTLEVRVCVAGPTDLYLQAFGATAFSDAYHIMALNIENFIKQAFKAAKNFKIKVIALDEPSLGMNDKIQFSDLDIVSALTLASTYARKQGADVEIHLHSPLKYKLICETPINVMGFEYAATPSYIDLMDKKILEDSNTYIRLGVSRTDISSLIGMVNETYGVNAWKEKEYMQKIVTELETPDIIQKRLEKACSILGDRIKYASPDCGLAFWPDQELAFRLLENTAKGINAFNAEMKDL, encoded by the coding sequence ATGCAGGAGATCATTTTTATCGATGGAGGCAGTCTCCCAACACCTGAAGGTTTTACGAGGGAATGGGTGAAAGCTGCAGCCGAGAGCCGAACTGAGGACCAAAAACTCTTTTCTCTGGTAAGTGACGCTTTTCAGAGAAAAATAGACGCTGGAGTTCATGTTCCCACTTATCCGCAGTTTAGAGATATGATAGGACAGTTTCTTGACATTATCAGAGATGAGAAAAACTGTTATGAGCCCTACGTCTTAAAAGAAGAGAACGCAAAAATCCTTGAGCTGGAGATAATTGATGAGGTTGCAAAACAGTACAGAGAAAGGACAGGCAAGACTCTGGAGGTTAGAGTTTGTGTTGCCGGTCCAACTGACCTTTACCTTCAGGCTTTCGGGGCAACGGCTTTCTCAGATGCATACCATATCATGGCTCTGAATATTGAGAACTTCATAAAGCAGGCGTTTAAAGCTGCGAAAAACTTCAAAATTAAGGTTATCGCCCTGGATGAACCAAGCCTTGGAATGAACGATAAAATTCAGTTTTCTGACTTAGATATTGTTTCTGCCCTTACTCTGGCTTCCACTTACGCGCGGAAACAGGGGGCTGATGTGGAGATCCACCTGCACTCTCCTTTAAAGTACAAACTCATTTGCGAGACCCCTATCAACGTTATGGGGTTTGAATACGCTGCAACTCCTTCTTATATAGACCTTATGGACAAAAAAATTCTGGAAGATTCGAATACTTATATAAGGCTCGGGGTCTCACGGACTGATATTTCAAGCCTCATAGGCATGGTTAACGAGACCTATGGAGTTAACGCCTGGAAAGAAAAAGAATATATGCAAAAAATCGTCACGGAACTTGAAACTCCTGATATAATACAAAAAAGGCTTGAAAAAGCCTGCTCTATTCTTGGGGACCGTATAAAATACGCAAGTCCTGACTGCGGGCTAGCATTCTGGCCGGACCAGGAGCTTGCTTTCAGATTGCTTGAAAATACGGCAAAAGGCATCAATGCATTTAATGCAGAGATGAAAGACCTCTAA
- a CDS encoding asparagine synthase-related protein: MKTEIKLLNEYYPWQEIKLKGARCYLKGNVFLENEFLSTERLAELISSLICKEEQEKETRNFLKKLNGVFALVAETKDIIFCVVDKTRSTPLFYVKTKNSFIVSDSAHYLKDKINPHLNEENAAEFMVAGYVTGNETLFDDIKQVRNAEFLIYQKNDGLLKSCCYFKFLHGNYYELPENALLEIFDRTLVNAFSRLVKSTSQQGKTLVVPLSGGLDSRIIVAMLKRLGANDVICVSYGRKGCRESEISKNVAEALGYEWIFVESTAKKWRENYNSKEADLFRIWAANLTSLPHMQDFPTVKELKLQGKIPENSVFVPGHTGYGTYIPDSASFDLEAYLEASLKKHYNLWPYGQEPEKVFKQRVSKLISGLEIKDNETFANALEYFDSNERQAKFILNSVRVYEFFGYEWRIPLCDSELIEFFLRVPIEYRINCNLYKKYARNCLFSGELEMLQKIDCTTDFLNLKALKKRSIYEKVLHYRTFAHSYYDQKVNNPVWGRYFENPLISRLLIKVSRYENENIDDYPLLKSILEYRNEEKYPLTVNGMSSLEYLSGIKGETYASRSKKVIKPAGSPVKRPL; encoded by the coding sequence ATGAAAACTGAAATAAAATTACTGAATGAGTATTATCCCTGGCAAGAAATAAAACTCAAGGGAGCCAGATGCTATCTAAAAGGAAATGTATTTCTGGAGAATGAATTTCTGAGTACGGAAAGGCTTGCTGAGTTAATATCTTCATTAATCTGTAAAGAGGAACAGGAAAAGGAAACGAGAAATTTCCTTAAGAAATTAAACGGGGTATTTGCACTTGTTGCCGAAACTAAAGATATTATTTTTTGTGTTGTTGATAAAACAAGAAGCACTCCTCTGTTTTATGTAAAAACAAAAAATAGTTTTATTGTATCAGACAGTGCCCATTATTTAAAAGATAAAATTAACCCGCATCTGAATGAGGAAAATGCTGCAGAGTTTATGGTTGCAGGTTATGTAACAGGCAATGAGACCTTATTTGATGATATAAAACAGGTAAGAAATGCAGAATTTTTAATTTATCAAAAAAATGACGGGCTTCTGAAGTCCTGTTGCTACTTCAAATTTTTACACGGGAATTATTACGAACTGCCTGAAAATGCATTGCTTGAGATTTTTGACCGGACACTTGTAAATGCTTTCTCAAGGCTTGTAAAAAGCACCAGTCAACAGGGAAAAACGCTGGTTGTTCCGCTAAGCGGCGGGCTTGATTCTCGCATCATTGTTGCAATGCTGAAGAGGCTTGGAGCTAATGATGTCATATGTGTAAGTTACGGGAGAAAAGGTTGCCGGGAGTCAGAAATAAGCAAAAATGTGGCAGAAGCTCTCGGGTATGAGTGGATTTTCGTAGAATCTACAGCAAAAAAATGGCGTGAAAATTATAATTCAAAAGAAGCGGACCTGTTCCGGATTTGGGCTGCAAACCTGACATCTCTCCCGCACATGCAGGACTTTCCTACTGTAAAAGAGTTAAAGCTCCAGGGGAAAATACCGGAAAATTCAGTATTCGTTCCCGGACATACGGGATACGGCACTTATATTCCCGATTCAGCGAGTTTCGATTTAGAAGCTTACCTGGAAGCCTCTCTGAAAAAACATTACAACCTGTGGCCATATGGACAGGAGCCCGAAAAGGTCTTCAAGCAGAGGGTAAGCAAATTAATATCAGGACTTGAAATTAAAGACAACGAAACATTTGCAAATGCACTCGAATATTTTGATTCCAATGAAAGGCAGGCAAAATTTATCCTCAATTCAGTCAGAGTTTATGAGTTTTTTGGATACGAATGGAGGATTCCATTATGCGACTCCGAATTGATTGAATTCTTTTTAAGGGTACCGATTGAATACAGGATAAACTGTAACCTCTACAAAAAATATGCCAGAAACTGCCTGTTTTCAGGAGAACTGGAGATGCTTCAAAAAATTGACTGTACCACCGATTTCCTGAACCTCAAGGCTCTGAAAAAGAGATCAATATATGAAAAGGTCCTTCATTACAGGACATTCGCTCACAGTTACTATGATCAAAAAGTGAATAACCCTGTATGGGGAAGGTACTTTGAAAATCCTCTTATTTCGAGACTTCTAATTAAAGTTTCAAGATATGAAAACGAAAATATTGATGACTACCCACTACTAAAATCAATCCTGGAATACAGAAACGAAGAAAAATATCCTCTGACAGTGAATGGAATGAGTTCCCTTGAATACCTTTCAGGCATTAAAGGAGAAACTTATGCTTCCAGGAGCAAGAAAGTTATTAAGCCAGCTGGCTCTCCGGTAAAAAGGCCTCTTTAA